From the Candidatus Methylomirabilota bacterium genome, one window contains:
- a CDS encoding CBS domain-containing protein produces the protein MAEELVRDWMHRGVITCGPETSIQAVADAMKTHDISALVVVDEGGDAVGVISRTDLVNARFVEPYLKHWRGLTAKHLMTSPVISVSDTTPLAEAAARLRDRKIHRLVVIERHGPHEKPIGILSVTDLAGTL, from the coding sequence ATGGCGGAGGAGCTGGTCAGAGACTGGATGCACCGGGGTGTGATCACCTGCGGACCTGAGACGTCCATCCAGGCGGTGGCCGACGCGATGAAGACGCACGATATCAGCGCGTTGGTGGTGGTGGACGAGGGTGGGGACGCGGTCGGCGTGATCTCCCGTACCGATCTCGTCAACGCGCGGTTTGTCGAGCCGTATCTTAAGCACTGGCGCGGCCTGACCGCCAAGCATCTGATGACCTCCCCCGTCATCAGCGTCTCTGATACCACCCCGCTTGCCGAGGCGGCGGCGCGGCTTCGCGACAGGAAGATCCACCGGCTGGTGGTGATCGAGAGACACGGACCGCATGAGAAGCCGATCGGCATCCTCTCGGTGACCGATCTGGCAGGGACATTGTGA
- a CDS encoding DUF559 domain-containing protein, with protein MLAYNKNLKGFARSLRNNMTDAERTLWSMIRRKQAKGRLFSRQKTIDNYIVDFYCASASLVIELDGGQHYTSDGREKDQRRDADLAARGLNVLRFSDRDVLTNIEGVREEIWKHL; from the coding sequence ATCCTGGCCTACAATAAGAACCTTAAAGGTTTTGCTCGCTCCCTGCGAAATAACATGACCGATGCCGAGCGAACACTGTGGTCCATGATCAGACGAAAGCAAGCGAAAGGGCGTCTCTTTTCGCGTCAGAAGACAATTGACAATTACATTGTAGATTTTTACTGCGCTTCAGCCTCGCTCGTCATCGAACTTGATGGCGGACAACATTATACGTCGGATGGTCGCGAGAAGGACCAGCGGCGCGATGCTGACTTGGCGGCGCGGGGGTTGAACGTGTTAAGGTTTTCTGATCGGGACGTACTGACAAATATTGAAGGAGTACGAGAAGAGATCTGGAAACATCTGTGA
- a CDS encoding response regulator, which yields MEDRIRILYAEDDPSDAALTMRRFALDAPECDLDIVGTGRACLDGLAQHDYDLLLLDYHLPDMDGLDVMQTATRQGYTLPVVLITGAGNEDLVVQAIRLGVTDYVTKRGDYLTALPQTLRRIAGAHRKKGAIGHLLVPSRPRILYVEHHASDVELLLRHFGQAAPHLTVQLAYSCRNALDLLREAQDSREAAPYDLVLIDLRMPEMSGLDLLRETKDRGISLPFVIVTGQRDEEVAVAALRLGAYDYIVKREGYLTQLPHVIDNAIARFHLNQAAGRLQAELGVLNRLLEHRVRERTAALEQEITERKQAEHALAASERLRRSILDSIEEGVYGLDLDGRIIFENPAALKIFGWQAHEILGQHSHTLMHHHRADGSVYPVEDCPTYHTLHDGQIRHVHNEVFFRKDGTSFPVEYTASALRDDAGVITGVVVSFRDITEFKQLQEQFVQSQKLEAIGVLAGGIAHDFNNNLSAILGFSDLALEKLRPDDPVGRYLEQVKKAGEQSAALTRQLLAFSRKQLLQPRVLELNALIAEDTTMLKRLIGEEIDLHRQLDPELGHIRADPAQLEQVLMNLVVNARDAMPQGGTLTIETGNVELDKPYACVCGPIAIPSGRYVRLAVIDTGCGMDAVTRARIFEPFFTTKELGKGTGLGLSTAYGIVKQSGGYICVYSTPGQGATFEIYLPQVDAPLEAGPLREFVTPLRPGAATVLLVDDDELVRTIARETLQVQGYTVLEAMNGGGALLISERYQGPIDLLLTDVVMPYMSGSELAQRLTAQRPATRVLYMSGYTDDTLAPHGVLAPGTMLLAKPLTPENLLRTVQEALVVSGHSAGGA from the coding sequence ATGGAAGATCGAATTCGCATACTCTACGCGGAGGATGATCCGAGCGACGCGGCGTTGACCATGAGGCGCTTTGCCCTGGATGCGCCCGAGTGTGACCTGGACATCGTAGGCACGGGGCGCGCCTGCTTGGACGGCCTGGCACAGCACGACTATGACCTGCTGCTGCTCGACTATCATCTTCCGGATATGGACGGCCTTGACGTCATGCAAACGGCGACGCGGCAGGGGTATACACTGCCCGTCGTGCTGATAACCGGAGCGGGCAATGAAGACCTGGTGGTCCAGGCGATCCGCTTGGGCGTGACCGACTATGTGACGAAGCGAGGCGATTATCTCACCGCCTTGCCTCAGACGTTGCGCAGGATCGCAGGGGCGCATCGCAAGAAGGGGGCCATCGGACACTTACTCGTACCGAGTCGGCCGCGCATCCTCTACGTGGAACACCACGCATCCGATGTTGAGCTGTTGTTGCGTCATTTCGGGCAGGCTGCGCCGCACCTGACTGTGCAACTGGCGTACTCCTGTCGGAACGCCTTGGACCTGTTGCGAGAGGCCCAGGATTCGCGTGAGGCCGCTCCCTACGATCTGGTGCTGATCGACCTGCGCATGCCGGAAATGAGCGGACTGGATCTGTTGCGCGAGACCAAAGATCGTGGGATATCGCTGCCGTTCGTCATCGTGACCGGCCAGAGAGATGAAGAGGTGGCGGTTGCTGCGCTGAGATTGGGCGCCTACGATTACATCGTCAAACGCGAGGGGTATCTGACCCAGTTGCCGCATGTCATCGACAACGCCATCGCCCGCTTTCATCTGAATCAGGCGGCCGGCCGTTTACAGGCAGAGTTGGGAGTGCTCAACCGTTTGCTGGAACACAGGGTGCGAGAGCGGACGGCGGCACTTGAACAGGAGATCACTGAGCGCAAACAGGCCGAGCACGCGCTTGCCGCGTCGGAACGCCTGCGGCGATCGATCCTGGACTCGATCGAAGAAGGGGTTTACGGACTGGATCTCGACGGGCGTATCATCTTCGAAAATCCGGCGGCACTGAAGATATTCGGATGGCAGGCGCACGAGATACTCGGGCAGCATTCCCATACGCTCATGCACCATCACCGTGCGGATGGTAGCGTCTATCCGGTTGAGGACTGCCCGACCTACCACACCTTACATGACGGGCAGATCCGGCATGTGCACAATGAGGTCTTCTTCCGCAAAGACGGGACCAGTTTTCCTGTCGAGTACACCGCGTCGGCGCTGCGAGACGATGCCGGCGTCATCACCGGTGTGGTCGTCAGCTTTCGCGACATCACCGAGTTCAAACAGTTGCAGGAGCAGTTCGTGCAATCCCAGAAGCTGGAGGCGATCGGGGTGCTGGCGGGCGGCATCGCCCACGATTTCAACAATAACCTCTCCGCCATTCTCGGTTTCAGCGATCTGGCCCTGGAGAAACTCCGTCCGGATGACCCGGTGGGCCGCTACCTCGAACAGGTCAAGAAAGCGGGGGAGCAGTCCGCCGCGCTGACACGCCAGTTGCTGGCCTTCAGCCGCAAACAGCTCCTGCAGCCCAGGGTGCTCGAGCTGAATGCGCTGATCGCCGAGGATACGACGATGCTGAAGCGGCTGATCGGCGAGGAGATCGACCTGCACAGGCAACTCGATCCTGAGCTGGGCCACATCAGGGCCGACCCGGCGCAGCTCGAACAGGTCCTCATGAACCTGGTCGTCAATGCCCGCGACGCCATGCCGCAGGGCGGTACGCTGACGATCGAGACCGGCAATGTCGAACTCGACAAGCCCTATGCCTGTGTCTGCGGGCCCATCGCCATTCCATCGGGGCGCTACGTGCGGCTGGCCGTGATCGATACCGGGTGCGGGATGGATGCGGTCACCCGAGCCCGCATCTTCGAGCCGTTCTTTACCACGAAGGAGTTGGGCAAAGGAACGGGCCTCGGTCTCTCAACCGCTTACGGGATCGTCAAGCAAAGCGGCGGCTACATCTGTGTCTACAGTACGCCGGGGCAGGGCGCCACTTTTGAGATCTATCTGCCGCAGGTCGACGCGCCCCTGGAGGCGGGGCCCCTCCGCGAGTTCGTTACGCCCTTGCGGCCCGGTGCCGCCACCGTACTGCTGGTGGACGACGACGAGCTGGTTCGCACCATCGCGCGTGAGACGCTGCAAGTGCAGGGCTACACCGTCCTCGAGGCGATGAATGGCGGCGGCGCCTTGCTCATCAGCGAGCGGTACCAGGGGCCGATCGATCTGCTGTTGACCGATGTCGTGATGCCGTATATGAGCGGGTCGGAACTGGCGCAGCGGCTGACGGCGCAGCGTCCGGCGACGCGCGTGCTCTACATGTCGGGCTATACGGACGACACGCTCGCGCCGCACGGCGTCTTAGCGCCGGGTACGATGTTGTTGGCCAAACCGTTGACCCCGGAGAACCTGCTGCGCACGGTACAAGAGGCGCTCGTGGTGTCGGGTCATAGTGCGGGAGGGGCTTGA
- a CDS encoding 4Fe-4S binding protein: MADCKPVYNPLDEEHVAQVAGTKPRGLEKEIHESALPPTGVLELDLERYVGDFNERIVGAYAAGTGEQALPADVGVARSLIPPGTGALRDFSYIAPEIPRFNRDKCVGCMACVTECPDTAILGKAIPRSHLEAELNLIADDQARESIRAQWAVTRKYDEVYEKKGEEGALFGIFVDPTKCKGCAECVEVCGSLGYHALTMVKKDEQTIPRYRDYFNFFRQVGQTPRAYINERALADMMLSEEALLYVGGAGSCMGCGEATAIRMMLAATGFVHGAQAIGIVAATGCNTVYGSTYPYNPFLVPWTNSLFENAPAVAMGIRGKWDQQGWQAKKLWVIGGDGAMYDIGFQALSRMLASGMDINVLILDTQVYSNTGGQASTATYTGQDAKMAVIGKAVPGKRERRKELALIAMMHPDTFVAQTTAAHINHFYRAIMAANEYPGPAVVNVYTTCEPEHGVADDRSSCQAKLAVDSRAFPLFVYDPRKGERIKERLSLAGNPAIGDDWYRLPHTGEAVDFVAFAGTEGRFAKQFDAEGHPSETLLSAQAERLQYWRRLQELAGVR; this comes from the coding sequence ATGGCGGATTGCAAGCCGGTCTATAACCCACTGGATGAGGAGCACGTCGCACAGGTCGCCGGGACCAAGCCTCGTGGGCTTGAGAAGGAGATCCACGAGAGCGCCTTGCCACCGACCGGGGTGTTGGAGCTTGATCTTGAGCGGTACGTGGGCGACTTCAATGAGCGGATCGTCGGCGCGTATGCGGCCGGAACCGGAGAACAGGCGCTTCCGGCCGATGTCGGGGTGGCCCGGAGTCTGATCCCGCCGGGGACCGGTGCTTTGCGCGACTTCAGTTATATTGCGCCCGAGATCCCCCGGTTCAACCGGGACAAGTGCGTCGGCTGCATGGCCTGTGTCACCGAGTGTCCCGACACCGCCATCCTGGGGAAGGCGATCCCGAGATCGCACCTGGAAGCCGAACTCAACCTCATTGCGGACGATCAGGCGCGTGAGTCGATCCGGGCGCAGTGGGCCGTGACAAGGAAATACGACGAGGTCTACGAGAAGAAGGGCGAGGAGGGCGCGCTGTTCGGTATCTTTGTTGATCCGACCAAGTGCAAGGGTTGCGCCGAGTGTGTCGAGGTCTGCGGCTCCCTCGGCTACCATGCCCTCACAATGGTCAAGAAGGACGAGCAGACGATTCCCCGCTACCGGGATTACTTTAACTTCTTTCGACAGGTCGGCCAGACCCCGCGCGCCTATATCAACGAGCGGGCGCTGGCGGACATGATGCTGTCCGAGGAGGCGCTCCTGTACGTCGGCGGCGCCGGCTCGTGCATGGGGTGCGGCGAGGCGACGGCGATCCGGATGATGCTGGCGGCCACCGGATTCGTGCACGGCGCGCAAGCTATCGGGATCGTGGCGGCGACCGGGTGCAATACGGTCTACGGCTCGACCTATCCCTACAACCCGTTTCTGGTTCCGTGGACCAACTCCCTGTTCGAGAACGCCCCTGCCGTGGCGATGGGGATTCGCGGTAAGTGGGACCAACAGGGATGGCAGGCGAAGAAGCTCTGGGTCATTGGAGGCGACGGGGCGATGTACGACATCGGCTTTCAGGCACTGTCGCGGATGCTGGCCTCCGGGATGGATATCAACGTGCTGATCCTGGATACGCAGGTCTACTCGAACACGGGAGGACAGGCCTCCACGGCGACCTATACCGGGCAGGATGCCAAGATGGCCGTGATCGGTAAGGCGGTGCCCGGCAAGCGGGAGCGGCGCAAAGAGCTGGCGCTCATCGCCATGATGCACCCGGATACGTTTGTGGCCCAGACGACGGCAGCCCATATCAATCATTTTTACCGGGCTATCATGGCCGCCAATGAGTACCCCGGCCCGGCTGTGGTCAACGTCTACACGACCTGTGAGCCCGAGCACGGCGTGGCGGACGACCGGTCCTCGTGTCAAGCGAAGCTGGCGGTCGATTCTCGGGCTTTCCCCCTTTTTGTGTACGATCCGCGCAAAGGAGAGCGAATCAAGGAGCGACTCAGCCTGGCCGGTAACCCGGCGATTGGCGACGACTGGTACAGACTGCCCCATACAGGGGAGGCGGTGGACTTTGTCGCGTTTGCCGGGACGGAGGGCCGGTTTGCAAAACAGTTCGACGCTGAAGGCCATCCCTCTGAGACGCTACTCTCCGCTCAGGCCGAGCGACTCCAGTACTGGCGACGCCTGCAAGAGCTGGCCGGCGTGCGATAA
- a CDS encoding universal stress protein, translating into MITLKNILVPTDFSETSKVAVAYARELASTYHGSVHLLHVLPDASVQPWAFGVETETMGLSTPERVKRWEQRANEQMKNLLSEAERKEVEVRLVTQVGHPVRQILQYAKDQGIDLIVMGTLGRGAPTPTSGRAFPWNVPMGSVAERVVRQAPCPVLTVRHPEHEFVTP; encoded by the coding sequence ATGATTACACTCAAGAATATTCTGGTACCGACGGACTTTAGCGAGACCTCAAAGGTGGCGGTCGCGTACGCTCGGGAGCTCGCCTCCACGTACCACGGCTCGGTACATCTCCTGCACGTGTTGCCGGATGCCTCGGTGCAGCCGTGGGCGTTCGGGGTCGAGACCGAGACTATGGGACTTTCAACCCCAGAGCGGGTGAAGCGGTGGGAGCAGAGGGCCAATGAGCAGATGAAGAATCTATTGTCGGAGGCGGAGCGGAAGGAAGTCGAGGTGCGACTGGTGACGCAGGTGGGCCATCCCGTCCGACAGATCCTTCAGTACGCCAAAGACCAGGGGATTGATCTCATTGTGATGGGAACGCTCGGTCGAGGCGCCCCTACGCCCACATCGGGCAGGGCGTTCCCATGGAACGTCCCGATGGGCAGTGTCGCCGAGCGAGTGGTTCGCCAAGCCCCGTGTCCGGTTCTCACTGTTCGACATCCGGAGCATGAGTTCGTAACGCCCTAG
- a CDS encoding TIGR04053 family radical SAM/SPASM domain-containing protein encodes MHPVITGFDHLVFAEAPKLIYWELTRACDLVCTHCRAEAIAARDPFELSTEEAKTLLGELRRFGDPPPQLVMTGGDPLKRPDFFELVRYGRSIGMPISVAPSGTPLLTPEAISALADNGVMSMSLSVDGATAESHDRFRGVAGCFETTMRAIQAVRAAAIPLQINTLVTPETMVELPGVFRLLKDLGIMRWSLFYLIATGRGRALREIRPSEAEALHNWIYDIVKTAPFAIKATEAPHFRRVAYMRMRLEGLDDATIRQTPIGRGFGIRDGNGIMFISHIGDVFPSGFLPVTAGNVRRQSAVSIYRHSEIFTRLRDADQYAGKCGLCEFRWVCGGSRARAFAETGDPNGSDPLCAYRPEAALVGAADGDRG; translated from the coding sequence ATGCATCCTGTTATTACCGGATTTGATCACTTAGTGTTTGCCGAGGCGCCTAAGCTGATCTATTGGGAACTGACGCGGGCCTGCGACCTGGTATGCACGCATTGTCGCGCTGAGGCTATTGCGGCGCGCGACCCGTTTGAACTGAGCACGGAAGAAGCAAAGACACTGCTTGGGGAGCTTCGTCGGTTCGGGGATCCGCCCCCGCAACTGGTCATGACCGGAGGCGACCCACTGAAGCGTCCGGATTTCTTCGAACTGGTGCGGTACGGTAGAAGCATTGGGATGCCGATATCCGTGGCGCCGAGCGGCACCCCGCTGCTCACACCGGAGGCGATCTCGGCTCTGGCGGACAACGGGGTCATGAGTATGTCGCTGAGTGTCGACGGCGCAACGGCCGAGAGCCACGATCGGTTCCGCGGGGTAGCAGGTTGCTTCGAGACCACCATGCGCGCGATCCAGGCTGTTCGGGCGGCAGCGATCCCGCTGCAGATCAACACCCTCGTGACCCCTGAAACCATGGTGGAACTGCCCGGCGTATTCCGGTTGCTCAAGGACCTGGGGATTATGCGGTGGAGTCTCTTCTATCTGATCGCCACGGGGCGCGGTCGTGCCCTTCGCGAGATCAGACCCAGCGAGGCCGAGGCGCTTCATAATTGGATTTACGATATCGTTAAGACGGCCCCGTTCGCCATTAAGGCGACGGAGGCCCCCCACTTTCGTCGCGTGGCCTACATGCGTATGCGGCTGGAAGGCCTGGATGACGCCACGATCAGGCAGACGCCTATCGGGCGGGGATTCGGAATCCGCGACGGAAACGGCATCATGTTTATCTCGCATATCGGGGATGTTTTTCCATCCGGGTTCCTGCCGGTGACAGCCGGGAACGTACGCCGGCAGAGTGCTGTGTCGATATACCGTCATTCGGAGATTTTTACGCGCCTCCGCGACGCCGATCAGTATGCCGGCAAGTGCGGCCTCTGCGAATTTCGCTGGGTGTGCGGCGGGTCGCGGGCCCGCGCGTTTGCCGAGACCGGTGATCCCAACGGGAGCGATCCCCTGTGCGCCTACAGGCCGGAGGCCGCGCTGGTGGGGGCGGCGGACGGCGATCGAGGATAG